A DNA window from Paenibacillus sp. HWE-109 contains the following coding sequences:
- a CDS encoding tetratricopeptide repeat protein, whose product MRWKKNSNYVIETPIEVDSVPRIQEFVGREEEISILQRRKLSAIAITGVGGQGKTGLASELLKRYTRVENPTYDYGVWVDCRELPDSLHFKLIETLDRLTRGVESIALYRDEKMEDTVKRFIKHLTSNKILIVFDNIDAYVKADTEGPVEELKPLFEALCNNAHSSLAIFTCRPPLIHSSGSFHHFQLSGLTKYDAVDFFRKRGVQLSGDNAEHYCVEIVSLTKGHPWWLGLIAGQVNTKQDSLKRCVNKFSVGGVTSIGPIYEYFKDIWSQLNKERQNILRYLVEAHRPLTEDEIGIVVHDNGPDKLKKELRRLSRLGLVEPHESISTDGQFITYQVHPLIREFVHESYSTSAQERCVQRVLYVFLPKRVIDFLFKTDIEVDDSIVMSPAALMDSIETCLSSRNAEKALNLLAKYNELLYNSGYHHKYQSLACRVLDSIHWESHGLITKHSEFLESIITHLCYKGEQYRSNYYLKKYESLVESGTLAYLNYLKLACGVAWNEGRNNECITICESHVELSTKLETTYGSAAVKHHYALALRDSGKVEQALTLFHEYYNSGYKSTTNEAIYKGNCARCYSKLNNYIEAESNIRDSLKLLIEKTSYFQITNIGYAYLWISEIMFDREKYRESKAFIMLVEKVWQEYAPGLIYRINETKNKFMSNIFWNEESLTDSEIKQIESKFIANDK is encoded by the coding sequence GTGCGTTGGAAAAAAAATAGCAATTATGTTATTGAAACACCAATTGAAGTTGATTCTGTTCCTCGAATCCAAGAGTTTGTTGGAAGAGAAGAAGAAATATCAATCTTACAACGAAGAAAATTATCAGCAATTGCAATAACTGGTGTAGGTGGGCAAGGGAAGACTGGGCTTGCATCTGAGCTTTTAAAGCGATATACACGTGTTGAAAATCCCACATATGATTATGGAGTTTGGGTAGACTGTCGTGAATTACCCGATTCCTTGCATTTTAAATTAATCGAAACTCTTGATCGTCTTACAAGAGGAGTAGAGAGTATTGCTCTTTATCGTGATGAAAAAATGGAAGATACTGTTAAGAGATTCATTAAACATTTGACTAGTAATAAGATTTTAATTGTATTTGATAACATTGATGCCTATGTTAAGGCCGATACCGAGGGTCCAGTTGAAGAGCTAAAGCCTTTATTTGAAGCTTTATGTAATAATGCCCACTCAAGCTTAGCAATTTTTACTTGTAGGCCACCGTTAATTCATTCAAGTGGCTCATTCCATCATTTTCAGTTAAGTGGATTAACTAAATATGATGCAGTTGATTTTTTTAGAAAACGAGGTGTTCAGCTTTCAGGCGATAATGCAGAACATTATTGTGTAGAAATCGTTAGCCTTACGAAAGGACATCCTTGGTGGTTGGGATTAATTGCAGGCCAAGTTAATACAAAACAAGATTCCTTAAAGCGTTGCGTGAATAAATTTAGCGTTGGTGGAGTTACCTCAATTGGTCCAATATATGAATATTTCAAAGATATTTGGTCACAACTTAATAAAGAGAGACAGAATATCTTAAGGTATTTAGTAGAGGCGCACAGACCATTAACTGAAGATGAAATCGGAATTGTAGTACATGATAATGGTCCAGATAAATTAAAAAAAGAATTAAGAAGGCTTTCTCGATTAGGCCTGGTGGAGCCACATGAAAGTATTAGTACGGATGGACAATTTATTACTTATCAAGTACACCCACTTATTCGTGAATTTGTTCACGAGTCATATTCAACCTCGGCACAGGAAAGATGTGTACAACGAGTATTATACGTCTTTTTACCAAAACGTGTTATAGACTTTCTATTTAAAACGGACATAGAAGTCGATGATTCAATTGTCATGTCACCGGCAGCTTTAATGGATTCAATCGAAACATGTCTGAGCTCAAGAAATGCTGAAAAAGCTCTAAATCTGCTTGCTAAATATAATGAATTACTTTATAACAGCGGATATCATCATAAATATCAATCATTGGCTTGCCGTGTTCTTGATTCTATACATTGGGAAAGCCATGGTTTAATAACTAAGCATAGTGAATTTTTAGAATCAATAATTACACATTTGTGTTACAAAGGTGAACAATATCGCAGTAACTACTATCTAAAAAAATACGAAAGCTTGGTGGAAAGTGGAACCCTTGCATATTTAAATTACCTTAAATTGGCTTGTGGAGTAGCATGGAACGAGGGAAGGAACAATGAATGCATTACAATTTGTGAGTCACATGTAGAACTCTCTACTAAGCTCGAAACAACCTATGGATCTGCAGCGGTAAAACATCATTATGCACTTGCACTTCGTGATTCAGGTAAAGTTGAACAAGCGCTAACCTTATTTCATGAATACTATAATAGTGGATACAAAAGCACGACTAACGAAGCGATATACAAAGGGAACTGTGCTCGGTGCTACTCGAAATTAAATAATTATATTGAGGCTGAATCTAATATTCGTGACTCGTTAAAATTATTGATCGAGAAAACATCGTATTTTCAAATCACTAACATTGGATATGCTTATTTATGGATTTCAGAAATAATGTTTGATAGAGAAAAATACAGAGAATCTAAAGCTTTTATAATGCTGGTAGAAAAAGTTTGGCAAGAATACGCGCCTGGGTTGATTTATAGAATTAATGAAACAAAAAATAAATTTATGTCTAATATCTTCTGGAATGAAGAGAGTTTGACAGACTCAGAGATAAAACAGATCGAATCAAAATTCATAGCCAATGACAAATAG
- a CDS encoding tetratricopeptide repeat protein, translating into MNLFEQGDELYASGFYQDAYEKFEIAYVNEEENKADCLNYMACCQIHLGNSKQALELLDKALKISPTWERLLFNKGRAYLKLGNHIEALAFFNRAIMANPNNQDAYYYLGVYYEKTAEYEIAKQYYQKSLEIDHEQAETHLNLGIVYWNLGYKGKALKEFDLAYHYDKECFDALWNKGRH; encoded by the coding sequence TTGAACCTATTCGAACAAGGCGATGAACTGTACGCCAGTGGATTTTACCAAGATGCATATGAAAAATTTGAAATAGCTTATGTTAATGAGGAAGAAAACAAAGCTGATTGCCTCAATTATATGGCGTGTTGCCAAATACATTTAGGTAATTCTAAACAGGCTCTAGAGTTATTGGATAAAGCACTAAAAATAAGCCCTACGTGGGAAAGATTGCTTTTTAATAAGGGGCGCGCTTACTTGAAGTTGGGTAATCACATAGAAGCTCTTGCATTTTTTAACAGAGCAATTATGGCGAACCCCAATAATCAAGATGCTTATTATTATCTTGGCGTGTATTACGAAAAGACTGCTGAATACGAAATTGCTAAACAATACTATCAGAAGTCGTTGGAAATCGATCATGAACAAGCTGAAACACATTTGAATTTGGGAATAGTGTATTGGAATTTAGGGTATAAAGGGAAGGCATTAAAGGAGTTTGACTTAGCCTATCATTATGATAAAGAGTGCTTCGATGCGTTATGGAACAAGGGCAGGCATTAA
- a CDS encoding GrpB family protein codes for MRKTQIEPWNESWNGIYYAESSIISSLLEKEVIEIHHIGSTSVKQIGFAKPIIDILVVVKNVINIDKYNEQMEIIGYTPRGENGIANRRYFIKGGEQRTHHVHCHQTGDERINAHLFFKRYMIEHPNEARAYGELKRRLAVQFPDNTHLYQDGKEEFVNDLVRKSKEWAELQGE; via the coding sequence ATGCGAAAAACACAAATAGAACCTTGGAATGAATCTTGGAATGGAATATATTATGCTGAATCAAGTATTATTTCGTCATTACTGGAAAAAGAAGTGATAGAAATTCACCATATTGGAAGCACTTCCGTCAAGCAAATAGGATTTGCAAAGCCAATAATAGATATTTTGGTTGTAGTCAAGAATGTCATTAACATTGATAAATATAACGAACAGATGGAGATAATTGGTTACACTCCAAGGGGGGAAAATGGAATTGCCAATAGACGTTACTTTATCAAAGGTGGAGAGCAAAGAACACATCACGTTCATTGTCATCAGACTGGTGACGAAAGGATTAATGCTCACTTATTTTTTAAACGATATATGATTGAACATCCCAATGAAGCAAGAGCATATGGAGAATTAAAAAGGCGACTTGCCGTGCAGTTCCCTGATAATACTCATTTGTATCAGGACGGTAAAGAAGAATTTGTAAATGACTTAGTGAGAAAGTCGAAGGAATGGGCTGAGCTACAAGGAGAGTGA